One window of Aerococcus tenax genomic DNA carries:
- a CDS encoding PTS transporter subunit EIIC, whose translation MDYEKIGKQILHGVGGEENINKLTHCFTRLRFDLKELDQVDDKYLHQIESVISTVRSNGQLQVVIGSKVKKVYDVIQKQIIDPETQESQQTILNKVLALITQIFTPIVPAIAASGLIKGLLTAAKMISLTYFDIDISNHSTYILLFSIRQIIFYFMSVFLAYTTATALKVDKYISVILGAFLVYPPFNEIMLDYSSNTFIFGLPVIKGAWGRGDSLKVFSYVESVIPIILTIIILYYVEQLLIKIIPDILKIILVPGLSLIIMLPIMLVFTGPLGIYLGNAIQWGYNSIINFSSILGGALIGGMWGVLVVFGAHRALLPIGLNDIALTGKQNLLAFAGAANFAQGGAVLGVALKTKNRELKSVSLSALVSAVLVGITEPAIYGANLRLKRPMISAVIAGAIGGAIMGFGNVYGDAFANNGILTIFTYAAFGLKTFLYYLAGCAVSFFCAALLTYILDFDETSIDNTLINNK comes from the coding sequence ATGGATTATGAGAAAATTGGCAAACAAATTCTTCATGGAGTTGGTGGCGAGGAAAATATAAACAAATTAACACATTGTTTCACCCGATTACGTTTTGATTTAAAAGAATTAGACCAAGTTGACGATAAATATTTACATCAAATAGAAAGCGTTATTTCTACAGTAAGAAGTAATGGACAACTTCAAGTAGTGATTGGTAGTAAAGTCAAAAAAGTTTATGATGTTATACAAAAACAAATCATAGACCCTGAAACACAGGAGTCTCAACAGACAATTTTGAATAAAGTCTTAGCGTTAATTACTCAAATATTTACGCCTATAGTGCCTGCTATTGCTGCATCAGGGTTAATAAAAGGCCTTTTAACAGCTGCAAAGATGATTTCTTTAACATATTTTGACATTGATATATCAAATCATTCTACATATATTTTGTTATTTTCAATAAGACAAATTATATTCTATTTCATGTCTGTATTCTTAGCTTACACAACAGCTACTGCTTTAAAAGTAGATAAATATATATCTGTTATACTGGGAGCTTTTCTAGTTTATCCTCCATTTAATGAAATTATGCTCGATTATAGCAGTAACACTTTTATATTTGGATTACCAGTTATAAAAGGTGCTTGGGGAAGAGGCGATTCTTTAAAAGTTTTTTCATATGTGGAATCAGTCATTCCAATTATTTTAACTATTATAATTTTATATTATGTTGAACAATTACTGATTAAAATTATTCCAGATATTTTAAAAATTATCCTTGTTCCGGGACTTTCTTTAATTATTATGTTGCCTATTATGCTAGTATTTACTGGTCCTTTGGGAATTTATTTAGGAAATGCAATTCAATGGGGATATAATTCTATAATTAATTTCAGCTCTATTTTGGGTGGTGCTTTAATCGGAGGAATGTGGGGTGTATTAGTCGTCTTTGGTGCACATAGAGCTCTACTTCCAATTGGACTAAACGATATTGCATTAACTGGCAAACAAAATTTACTAGCATTTGCTGGAGCAGCTAATTTTGCTCAAGGAGGAGCAGTATTAGGGGTAGCTTTGAAAACAAAAAATAGGGAGCTTAAGAGTGTTAGTTTATCTGCCTTAGTTTCTGCAGTATTAGTAGGAATTACAGAACCAGCTATTTACGGAGCTAACCTGAGATTAAAGAGGCCTATGATCTCTGCGGTAATAGCAGGAGCAATTGGAGGAGCTATCATGGGATTTGGAAATGTATACGGTGATGCATTTGCTAATAATGGAATATTAACAATATTTACTTACGCAGCTTTTGGCCTTAAAACTTTTTTGTATTATTTAGCAGGATGCGCTGTTTCATTTTTTTGTGCTGCACTCTTAACTTATATTTTAGACTTTGATGAAACTAGTATTGATAACACTTTAATTAATAATAAATAA
- a CDS encoding glycoside hydrolase family 1 protein: MFPKGFYWGASSSAFQIEGAWNEDGKSMTVADYNSFKKNKLQADTKVASNFYHNYKDDIKLMKKLGLTMYRFSLSWARIIPSGDGQINQKGIDFYNDVIDELIKNDIEPFITLYHFDLPFNLVKKYNGWASRKTVDAFVNYAKICFKAFGDRVKRWQIHNEQNLMIRVNERMNIYNCPEEEIEPLRVKMDHHMFLAYAISSKLCKEMVTGGSVGPSISATVSYPFSNDPKDVMSAIWNNRLKTDYCIDTHVYGKYPNYYLNYLKETNLLFDIPQEEKEIMESAVVDFITVNYYRSLSTKFLPETDEHPKGKRTQGTNIADYNMYGYWEIVKNNHLTVTEYGAQIDPTGLRIALNYYWNKYKKPLIITENGLGTEDIFSNNTVNDDYRIDYIQKHLIAIQEAINDGVNIFGYNVWSFMDILSSHQGFKKRYGLVYVNRTDFDLKDLKRYPKKSFYWYQGVIQTNGNSLNYNCKE; this comes from the coding sequence ATGTTTCCCAAAGGATTTTACTGGGGAGCTTCATCTTCAGCCTTTCAAATTGAGGGGGCTTGGAACGAAGACGGAAAAAGTATGACAGTTGCAGATTATAATTCCTTCAAAAAAAATAAGTTACAAGCTGATACTAAAGTAGCTAGTAATTTCTATCATAATTATAAAGATGATATCAAGCTTATGAAAAAACTAGGGTTGACTATGTACCGCTTTTCACTATCATGGGCTAGAATAATTCCAAGTGGTGACGGTCAAATTAATCAAAAAGGAATTGATTTTTATAACGATGTAATTGATGAACTTATAAAAAATGATATAGAGCCATTCATCACTCTTTACCATTTTGATCTACCCTTTAACCTTGTAAAAAAATATAATGGGTGGGCTTCTAGAAAAACAGTAGATGCATTTGTTAACTATGCCAAAATTTGCTTTAAAGCATTTGGAGATAGGGTCAAGCGTTGGCAAATCCACAATGAGCAAAATCTTATGATACGTGTTAATGAGAGAATGAATATATACAATTGTCCAGAAGAGGAAATTGAACCACTTAGAGTAAAAATGGATCACCATATGTTCTTAGCCTACGCAATATCTTCTAAGTTATGTAAAGAGATGGTAACTGGCGGATCAGTTGGTCCTTCAATTTCCGCAACTGTTTCATATCCTTTCAGCAATGATCCAAAAGATGTCATGTCTGCTATATGGAATAACAGACTCAAGACAGACTATTGTATTGATACGCATGTTTATGGAAAATATCCTAATTACTATTTAAATTATCTAAAAGAAACAAATTTATTATTTGATATACCTCAAGAAGAAAAAGAAATTATGGAAAGTGCTGTCGTAGATTTTATAACAGTAAACTATTATCGGAGTTTGAGTACAAAATTTTTACCAGAAACTGATGAACATCCAAAAGGGAAAAGAACTCAAGGAACTAATATTGCAGATTACAATATGTATGGGTATTGGGAAATAGTTAAAAATAATCATCTTACAGTCACAGAATATGGTGCTCAAATAGATCCTACAGGTTTAAGAATTGCCTTAAATTATTATTGGAATAAATATAAAAAACCACTTATTATTACTGAAAATGGTCTTGGCACAGAGGATATCTTTTCAAATAATACAGTGAATGATGATTATCGTATTGATTATATACAAAAACACTTAATCGCCATTCAAGAGGCAATAAATGATGGAGTGAATATTTTTGGATATAATGTTTGGTCCTTTATGGATATATTGAGCTCACATCAGGGTTTTAAAAAAAGGTATGGGCTAGTGTACGTTAATAGAACGGATTTCGATTTAAAAGATCTTAAACGTTATCCCAAAAAAAGTTTCTATTGGTATCAAGGTGTTATTCAAACTAACGGTAATAGCTTGAACTATAATTGTAAAGAATGA
- a CDS encoding MurR/RpiR family transcriptional regulator, with amino-acid sequence MIKNIHKMILNEQLSDTEKSILYYLKENQNILLNLRINDVAKANFTSPSTVFRLAKKIGFSGYKELMYYLSNLSEGGNLHSIDRNITLDFANHLYLMLKNNENSKMNFISSLSKKSYIAIIAQGYSAIIAEYLYKKLLVKNYKSIILTSTDSMKILENNINDISHLIIITRSGETKSLIRLMKLVYNSPLKLFLSLKIKIAILPNTHIVYFQFIMTQTPIGII; translated from the coding sequence ATGATAAAAAATATACATAAAATGATATTAAACGAACAGTTAAGTGATACGGAAAAAAGCATCTTATACTATTTAAAAGAGAATCAAAATATTCTTTTAAATTTGAGAATCAATGATGTAGCAAAAGCTAATTTCACTTCTCCCTCAACTGTTTTTCGGCTAGCAAAAAAAATAGGTTTCTCTGGATATAAAGAACTAATGTATTATCTTTCAAATTTATCAGAAGGAGGTAATTTACATAGTATAGATAGGAATATCACTTTAGATTTCGCAAATCATTTATATTTAATGTTAAAAAATAATGAAAATTCAAAAATGAACTTTATTTCCTCTTTAAGTAAAAAATCATATATAGCAATAATCGCTCAGGGTTACTCAGCAATCATAGCAGAATATTTATATAAAAAGTTACTTGTAAAAAATTATAAAAGCATTATCTTAACTTCTACAGATTCTATGAAGATTTTAGAAAATAATATTAATGATATAAGCCATTTAATAATTATCACTAGAAGTGGTGAGACTAAATCATTAATTAGATTAATGAAATTAGTATATAATTCCCCATTAAAATTGTTTCTTTCACTCAAAATAAAAATAGCTATATTGCCAAACACTCACATAGTTTATTTTCAATTTATAATGACACAAACACCGATTGGGATAATTTAA